A DNA window from Camelina sativa cultivar DH55 chromosome 13, Cs, whole genome shotgun sequence contains the following coding sequences:
- the LOC104735225 gene encoding uncharacterized protein LOC104735225, whose product MSSASKTKSRDKKVMNDSQKTPSKASGSMGASNGVVVGAYNPLLGTFQTIDSLSPTGSSSLHNNGRFRNIDESDSTGADCDSVSNNGSWSGDSEDHKEKVPSTAAKQEIVPGADNEKREKMRLKNERKHQRQKEKRAQELHERCCQYLMSRKLEVHTQKIMAMGIAQERATYALMLNEGKIEESVNWLLDDGGAKVEDKKLDPTSGNLKLDISQELGRILELETKYKFTKQDVERAVVTAEGDIEKAEEALRRQKQDQSTASRKAEDISDNTSVNNSKVPSMHTSQNTVAQLQPNSGMYPTGGEEALDRKNLGYSRGSSYISEESENQSVNSLERIHMKLQWMKLQQNNALEEKKRMSYQQMPLPRQTEETQYVAALGDQFKRLQQQDMREPVIMMQQQQQQQQQRSQSANTNVLPVSSMNASFTGAAAGSGWYPANRSEPAQSNGYLPSRTLPPNDLNSNLMYQQLQYQQYQGQVNNNSHRMPGASAPLAVAPAASLGLFSGFGSRSSSGLDWNADGSLGYLDYNNIDWSLDKGLAFPRPSQQYAATSSPYEAHMNGRTRMMANGNGMGVAMGVQEAALVGNGREWTSPFEGKDLFSLSRQYVPPSL is encoded by the coding sequence ATGTCTAGCGCATCCAAGACTAAATCCAGAGACAAGAAGGTTATGAACGATTCACAGAAGACACCAAGTAAAGCCTCAGGATCCATGGGTGCGAGTAATGGTGTTGTGGTTGGTGCTTACAATCCTCTTTTGGGGACATTTCAAACCATTGACTCGCTTTCACCAACTGGTTCCTCGTCTCTTCACAATAATGGCCGGTTCAGAAACATTGATGAGTCGGATTCAACTGGAGCTGACTGTGATTCTGTCTCTAATAATGGTAGCTGGTCAGGTGACTCGGAAGATCACAAAGAGAAAGTACCCAGTACTGCTGCAAAGCAAGAAATCGTCCCTGGAGCTGACAATGAAAAGCGAGAAAAGATGCGactgaaaaatgaaagaaagcaCCAACGGCAAAAGGAAAAGCGAGCTCAGGAGTTGCACGAGCGTTGCTGTCAGTATCTGATGTCGAGAAAACTTGAAGTCCATACTCAGAAGATAATGGCTATGGGTATTGCTCAGGAGCGAGCAACTTATGCGCTTATGTTAAATGAAGGGAAAATAGAGGAGTCTGTTAATTGGCTGCTTGATGATGGTGGGGCAAAAGTAGAAGATAAGAAACTAGATCCTACCTCTGGGAATTTAAAGCTTGACATATCACAAGAGTTGGGTAGAATCTTAGAGttggaaacaaaatataagtTCACCAAGCAGGATGTAGAAAGAGCTGTGGTTACAGCAGAGGGGGACATTGAGAAAGCGGAAGAAGCATTAAGAAGACAGAAGCAAGACCAATCTACTGCGTCTAGAAAAGCAGAGGATATTAGTGATAATACTTCTGTTAACAATAGCAAAGTCCCTTCTATGCACACAAGTCAGAATACAGTAGCCCAGTTGCAACCTAACTCAGGTATGTATCCTACAGGTGGGGAAGAAGCCCTTGACAGAAAGAATCTTGGTTACTCCAGAGGATCCAGCTACATTAGTGAAGAATCCGAAAACCAGAGTGTAAATTCGTTGGAAAGAATTCACATGAAGTTGCAGTGGATGAAACTGCAACAAAATAATGCCCTGGAAGAGAAGAAACGCATGTCATATCAACAGATGCCACTGCCACGGCAAACAGAAGAAACACAGTATGTGGCGGCCCTAGGTGATCAATTTAAGAGACTTCAGCAGCAAGATATGAGGGAACCAGTTATTAtgatgcagcagcagcagcagcagcagcaacaacgcTCACAGTCCGCTAATACAAATGTCCTACCTGTCTCTTCCATGAATGCATCCTTTACCGGAGCAGCAGCAGGCAGCGGTTGGTACCCCGCAAATAGATCTGAGCCGGCTCAATCTAACGGATACTTGCCCTCAAGAACTCTGCCTCCTAATGATCTGAACTCAAACCTGATGTACCAGCAGCTTCAGTATCAACAATATCAAGGCCAAGTGAACAACAATAGTCACAGAATGCCAGGGGCTTCTGCACCGCTTGCTGTGGCTCCAGCTGCTTCTCTTGGGCTCTTCTCAGGGTTTGGATCAAGGTCTTCTTCGGGCCTGGACTGGAACGCAGATGGGTCACTGGGATACTTAGATTACAACAACATCGACTGGAGTCTAGATAAAGGCCTAGCTTTTCCTAGACCAAGCCAACAGTACGCGGCAACATCATCACCATATGAAGCACACATGAATGGAAGGACAAGAATGATGGCGAATGGGAATGGGATGGGCGTGGCAATGGGAGTGCAGGAAGCTGCGTTAGTGGGAAATGGGAGAGAGTGGACATCACCTTTTGAGGGTAAAGATCTGTTTAGTTTGTCTAGACAGTATGTACCTCCTTCACTTTAA
- the LOC104735228 gene encoding rho GTPase-activating protein 6-like isoform X1: MAASLAATQRPQAGALNTVYKSGPLFISSKGLGWTSWKKRWFILTRTSLVFFKNDPSALPQKGGEVNLTLGGIDLNSSGSVVVREDKKLLTVLFPDGRDGRAFTLKAETLDDLYEWKAALEQALAQAPNATLVIGQNGIFRNEANNVMEGSFNSWRDQRPLKSSVVGRPILLALEEIDGSPSFLEKALQFLETYGTKVEGILRQSADVEEVERRVLDYEQGKTEFSPEEDPHVVGDCVKHVLRQLPSSPVPASCCTALLEAYKIDHNEARVKSLRSALNETFPEPNRRLLLRILKMMHTITSHSCENRMTSSAVAACMSPLLLRPLLAGECDLEGFDTLGDNSAQLLAAANAANNAQAIVTALLEDYGNMINDEDLKRCSTSTDSHIGDSGPENSSDEEDIEVKRPDLHNLDIGEGGTDDENDVRLSRKPSESSDYAGSDLYDYKGFGVEDSDAESPRDIHFSVESTGFPTRVKSQIEEPSKDIEISSVSPTENCYQSGRDAMPSVTPSTPPTAPRYTTSAEKPANKSTGLSPVSAKRSSSWGRGNGKKTPAKGSFDSSGNDELLIQRLELMKDELRQRIAKEAKGNAALQASLERRKQALHERRLALEQDVGRLQEQLQAERDLRSALEVGLSISCGQFSSQAADSKTRAELEEIALAEADVARLKQKVAELHHQLNQQRQHHLSSLPDAQSHHQFLHNHNTQLNSFQQDFDSILAFVNQERNQRTDETSLRAEWRNGRGNNRQVPGSPSLNAASLGIPMEEFSPVNVMDYTRNHHHHQPPAASAALMELTTRLDFFKERRSQLMEQIQNLDLNYGSSSSSLHRSSSPPWN; the protein is encoded by the exons ATGGCGGCTTCTTTAGCTGCTACGCAGCGACCTCAGGCTGGAGCTTTGAATACG GTTTATAAGAGTGGTCCTCTCTTCATTTCATCCAAAG GACTAGGTTGGACATCTTGGAAAAAACGTTGGTTTATCCTTACCCGAACTTCTTTGGTGTTCTTCAAAAATGATCCA AGTGCATTACCACAAAAAGGAGGTGAAGTAAATTTGACTCTTGGAGGCATTGACTTGAACAGTTCCGGGAG TGTCGTGGTGAGAGAAGATAAGAAGTTGTTGACTGTACTATTCCCAGATGGGCGTGATGGACGAGCCTTCACCCTCAAG GCTGAGACATTGGACGACTTATATGAATGGAAGGCTGCCCTTGAGCAAGCCCTTGCACAAGCTCCCAATGCAACACTTGTAATTGGTCAAAATGGAATATTCCGAAATGAAGCAAACAATGTTATGGAAGGGTCCTTTAATTCAT GGAGGGATCAACGCCCATTGAAGTCTTCTGTTGTTGGAAGACCAATTTTGCTTGCTTTAGAAGAAATTGACGGAAGTCCATCTTTTCTTGAGAAAGCACTTCAATTTCTTGAGACATATG GAACCAAAGTAGAAGGAATCTTAAGACAGTCTGCAGATGTTGAAGAGGTAGAACGCAGAGTTCTAGACTACGAACAAG GCAAGACAGAATTCAGTCCTGAAGAGGATCCACATGTTGTTGGAGACTGTGTTAAG CATGTTCTGCGGCAGTTGCCTTCTTCTCCAGTCCCAGCGTCGTGCTGCACTGCTTTGCTGGAGGCGTATA AAATTGATCATAATGAAGCTCGAGTTAAATCACTGCGCTCTGCTTTAAATGAAACATTTCCAGAACCAAACAGGCGACTACTACTGCG GATTCTAAAGATGATGCATACTATCACCTCTCATTCATGTGAAAACCGGATGACTTCATCTGCTGTTGCTGCTTGTATGTCCCCATTGCTCTTACGTCCTCTACTGGCTGGAGAATGTGATCTAGAAGGTTTCGACACTCTAGGAGATAACTCTGCCCAGCTTCTTGCTGCCGCTAATGCTGCCAATAATGCTCAAGCCATTGTCACAGCCCTATTGGAAGACTATGGGAATATGATCAAT GATGAAGATCTTAAAAGATGCTCCACTTCTACTGATTCTCATATTGGCGACAGTGGGCCTGAGAACTCAAGTGATGAAGAGGATATAGAGGTCAAACGTCCTGACTTGCATAATCTGGATATAGGAGAAGGGGGAACAGATGATGAGAATGATGTTAGGCTGAGCAGAAAACCGAGTGAGAGCAGTGATTATGCTGGTAGTGATCTGTACGACTACAAG GGATTTGGTGTTGAAGATTCAGATGCTGAGTCTCCTAGAGACATCCATTTTTCAGTCGAGAGTACAGGCTTTCCCACTAGAGTGAAAAGCCAAATCGAAGAGCCTAGTAAAGATATAGAAATTTCCAGCGTATCACCTACTGAAAATTGTTATCAATCAGGTAGAGATGCTATGCCCTCAGTTACTCCTAGTACTCCTCCCACTGCCCCTAGATACACAACATCAGCTGAAAAACCTGCAAATAAATCTACTGGCTTATCACCAGTCAGTGCGAAACGTTCTTCATCCTGGGGAAGAGGCAAC GGAAAGAAAACACCTGCTAAAGGGTCATTTGACTCCTCAGGAAATGATGA GCTTCTTATACAGAGGCTCGAGCTCATGAAAGATGAACTGCGACAACGAATTGCTAAGGAG GCTAAAGGAAATGCGGCTCTACAAGCTAGCTTGGAGAGAAGGAAGCAGGCTTTGCACGAACGTCGGTTGGCACTTGAACAAGAT GTGGGCAGATTACAAGAACAACTGCAAGCTGAGAGAGACCTGCGATCCGCTCTTGAAGTTGGGCTAAGCATTTCTTGTGGACAATTTAGCTCACAAGCTGCGGACTCCAAA ACAAGGGCTGAGCTAGAAGAGATAGCTCTTGCTGAAGCTGATGTCGCGAGATTGAAGCAGAAAGTGGCAGAGTTACATCATCAGCTTAATCAGCAGAGACAGCATCACTTAAGTTCACTCCCAGATGCTCAAAGCCATCACCAATTTCTCCATAATCACAACACTCAACT GAACTCCTTTCAGCAGGACTTTGATTCCATTCTTGCTTTCGTAAATCAGGAGAGAAACCAGAGAACG GATGAAACTAGCCTAAGAGCAGAGTGGAGGAACGGTAGAGGAAACAACAGACAAGTACCAGGGTCACCGAGCTTGAATGCAGCATCCTTAGGGATCCCAATGGAAGAGTTTTCTCCGGTTaat GTGATGGACTACAcaagaaatcatcatcatcatcagccacCAGCAGCATCTGCAGCTTTAATGGAGCTAACCACTCGGCTAGATTTCTTCAAGGAAAGACGTTCACAACTGATGGAACAGATTCAGAATCTTGACCTCAACTAcggttcctcttcctcttctctacACCGATCCTCATCTCCACCGTGGAATTAG
- the LOC104735226 gene encoding cysteine proteinase inhibitor 1, with the protein MQNVTLEYKRLLGAKTQVVAGTMHHLTVEVADGETKKVYEAKVLEKAWENLKQLESFNHLHDV; encoded by the coding sequence ATGCAGAACGTGACATTGGAGTACAAGAGACTCCTTGGTGCAAAGACACAGGTTGTGGCTGGAACAATGCACCATCTCACTGTAGAGGTGGCTGATGGTGAGACCAAGAAGGTCTATGAAGCCAAGGTTTTGGAGAAAGCCTGGGAGAATCTCAAGCAGTTGGAGAGTTTCAACCACCTTCACGATGTTTAA
- the LOC104735228 gene encoding rho GTPase-activating protein 6-like isoform X2, translating into MAASLAATQRPQAGALNTVYKSGPLFISSKGLGWTSWKKRWFILTRTSLVFFKNDPSALPQKGGEVNLTLGGIDLNSSGSVVVREDKKLLTVLFPDGRDGRAFTLKAETLDDLYEWKAALEQALAQAPNATLVIGQNGIFRNEANNVMEGSFNSWRDQRPLKSSVVGRPILLALEEIDGSPSFLEKALQFLETYGTKVEGILRQSADVEEVERRVLDYEQGKTEFSPEEDPHVVGDCVKHVLRQLPSSPVPASCCTALLEAYKIDHNEARVKSLRSALNETFPEPNRRLLLRILKMMHTITSHSCENRMTSSAVAACMSPLLLRPLLAGECDLEGFDTLGDNSAQLLAAANAANNAQAIVTALLEDYGNMINDEDLKRCSTSTDSHIGDSGPENSSDEEDIEVKRPDLHNLDIGEGGTDDENDVRLSRKPSESSDYAGSDLYDYKGFGVEDSDAESPRDIHFSVESTGFPTRVKSQIEEPSKDIEISSVSPTENCYQSGRDAMPSVTPSTPPTAPRYTTSAEKPANKSTGLSPVSAKRSSSWGRGNGKKTPAKGSFDSSGNDELLIQRLELMKDELRQRIAKEAKGNAALQASLERRKQALHERRLALEQDVGRLQEQLQAERDLRSALEVGLSISCGQFSSQAADSKTRAELEEIALAEADVARLKQKVAELHHQLNQQRQHHLSSLPDAQSHHQFLHNHNTQLNSFQQDFDSILAFVNQERNQRTDETSLRAEWRNGRGNNRQVPGSPSLNAASLGIPMEEFSPVMDYTRNHHHHQPPAASAALMELTTRLDFFKERRSQLMEQIQNLDLNYGSSSSSLHRSSSPPWN; encoded by the exons ATGGCGGCTTCTTTAGCTGCTACGCAGCGACCTCAGGCTGGAGCTTTGAATACG GTTTATAAGAGTGGTCCTCTCTTCATTTCATCCAAAG GACTAGGTTGGACATCTTGGAAAAAACGTTGGTTTATCCTTACCCGAACTTCTTTGGTGTTCTTCAAAAATGATCCA AGTGCATTACCACAAAAAGGAGGTGAAGTAAATTTGACTCTTGGAGGCATTGACTTGAACAGTTCCGGGAG TGTCGTGGTGAGAGAAGATAAGAAGTTGTTGACTGTACTATTCCCAGATGGGCGTGATGGACGAGCCTTCACCCTCAAG GCTGAGACATTGGACGACTTATATGAATGGAAGGCTGCCCTTGAGCAAGCCCTTGCACAAGCTCCCAATGCAACACTTGTAATTGGTCAAAATGGAATATTCCGAAATGAAGCAAACAATGTTATGGAAGGGTCCTTTAATTCAT GGAGGGATCAACGCCCATTGAAGTCTTCTGTTGTTGGAAGACCAATTTTGCTTGCTTTAGAAGAAATTGACGGAAGTCCATCTTTTCTTGAGAAAGCACTTCAATTTCTTGAGACATATG GAACCAAAGTAGAAGGAATCTTAAGACAGTCTGCAGATGTTGAAGAGGTAGAACGCAGAGTTCTAGACTACGAACAAG GCAAGACAGAATTCAGTCCTGAAGAGGATCCACATGTTGTTGGAGACTGTGTTAAG CATGTTCTGCGGCAGTTGCCTTCTTCTCCAGTCCCAGCGTCGTGCTGCACTGCTTTGCTGGAGGCGTATA AAATTGATCATAATGAAGCTCGAGTTAAATCACTGCGCTCTGCTTTAAATGAAACATTTCCAGAACCAAACAGGCGACTACTACTGCG GATTCTAAAGATGATGCATACTATCACCTCTCATTCATGTGAAAACCGGATGACTTCATCTGCTGTTGCTGCTTGTATGTCCCCATTGCTCTTACGTCCTCTACTGGCTGGAGAATGTGATCTAGAAGGTTTCGACACTCTAGGAGATAACTCTGCCCAGCTTCTTGCTGCCGCTAATGCTGCCAATAATGCTCAAGCCATTGTCACAGCCCTATTGGAAGACTATGGGAATATGATCAAT GATGAAGATCTTAAAAGATGCTCCACTTCTACTGATTCTCATATTGGCGACAGTGGGCCTGAGAACTCAAGTGATGAAGAGGATATAGAGGTCAAACGTCCTGACTTGCATAATCTGGATATAGGAGAAGGGGGAACAGATGATGAGAATGATGTTAGGCTGAGCAGAAAACCGAGTGAGAGCAGTGATTATGCTGGTAGTGATCTGTACGACTACAAG GGATTTGGTGTTGAAGATTCAGATGCTGAGTCTCCTAGAGACATCCATTTTTCAGTCGAGAGTACAGGCTTTCCCACTAGAGTGAAAAGCCAAATCGAAGAGCCTAGTAAAGATATAGAAATTTCCAGCGTATCACCTACTGAAAATTGTTATCAATCAGGTAGAGATGCTATGCCCTCAGTTACTCCTAGTACTCCTCCCACTGCCCCTAGATACACAACATCAGCTGAAAAACCTGCAAATAAATCTACTGGCTTATCACCAGTCAGTGCGAAACGTTCTTCATCCTGGGGAAGAGGCAAC GGAAAGAAAACACCTGCTAAAGGGTCATTTGACTCCTCAGGAAATGATGA GCTTCTTATACAGAGGCTCGAGCTCATGAAAGATGAACTGCGACAACGAATTGCTAAGGAG GCTAAAGGAAATGCGGCTCTACAAGCTAGCTTGGAGAGAAGGAAGCAGGCTTTGCACGAACGTCGGTTGGCACTTGAACAAGAT GTGGGCAGATTACAAGAACAACTGCAAGCTGAGAGAGACCTGCGATCCGCTCTTGAAGTTGGGCTAAGCATTTCTTGTGGACAATTTAGCTCACAAGCTGCGGACTCCAAA ACAAGGGCTGAGCTAGAAGAGATAGCTCTTGCTGAAGCTGATGTCGCGAGATTGAAGCAGAAAGTGGCAGAGTTACATCATCAGCTTAATCAGCAGAGACAGCATCACTTAAGTTCACTCCCAGATGCTCAAAGCCATCACCAATTTCTCCATAATCACAACACTCAACT GAACTCCTTTCAGCAGGACTTTGATTCCATTCTTGCTTTCGTAAATCAGGAGAGAAACCAGAGAACG GATGAAACTAGCCTAAGAGCAGAGTGGAGGAACGGTAGAGGAAACAACAGACAAGTACCAGGGTCACCGAGCTTGAATGCAGCATCCTTAGGGATCCCAATGGAAGAGTTTTCTCCG GTGATGGACTACAcaagaaatcatcatcatcatcagccacCAGCAGCATCTGCAGCTTTAATGGAGCTAACCACTCGGCTAGATTTCTTCAAGGAAAGACGTTCACAACTGATGGAACAGATTCAGAATCTTGACCTCAACTAcggttcctcttcctcttctctacACCGATCCTCATCTCCACCGTGGAATTAG
- the LOC104735227 gene encoding thylakoid membrane protein TERC, chloroplastic, whose amino-acid sequence MRSLASVIHHHGVLLAPAKSDRIFLTIPVGSPDFRARGWTQSRFSLLITPSLVSAANRRLSHLPPISCSRDVDQEDNVSSSEKESSRDLLSHKSDEITSGGLKDYQQEETYKTSFKTVALCVGTAVAFGIGIGLKEGVGKASEFFAGYLLEQSLSVDNLFVFVLVFKYFKVPLMYQNRVLTYGVAGAVVFRFALIILGTATLQKFEAVNLLLAAVLLYSSFKLFASEEDDTDLSDNFIVKTCQRFIPVTSSYDGNRFFTKQDGILKATPLLLTVAVIELSDIAFAVDSIPAVFGVTRDPFIVLTSNLFAILGLRSLYTLISEGMEDLEYLQPSIAVVLGFIGFKMILEFFGFHVSTEASLGVVALSLSTGVLLSLTNKSSDS is encoded by the exons ATGAGGAGCTTAGCTTCAGTTATCCACCACCATGGAGTCCTCCTCGCTCCAGCGAAATCGGATCGAATCTTTCTTACCATTCCGGTTGGTTCGCCGGATTTCAGAGCTCGTGGTTGGACTCAGtctcgtttctctcttcttataACCCCATCTCTCGTCTCAG CTGCTAATCGTCGtctctctcatcttcctccTATTTCTTGCTCCAGAGATGTCGATCAAGAAGataatgtttcttcttcag AGAAGGAGAGTAGCAGAGATCTTCTATCACATAAAAGCGATGAGATTACAAGTGGAGGCTTGAAAGATTATCAACAAGAAGAAACTTATAAAACTTCCTTCAAGACTGTTGCCTTGTGT GTAGGCACTGCGGTAGCATTTGGAATCGGAATTGGTTTGAAGGAAGGTGTTGGCAAGGCGTCAGAGTTTTTCGCAGG CTATTTACTGGAGCAAAGCTTGTCAGTGGAcaacttgtttgtttttgttcttgttttcaaGTACTTCAAAGTGCCACTCATGTATCAG AATCGGGTACTTACCTACGGTGTAGCTGGTGCAGTTGTCTTTCGCTTTGCGCTAATAATACTAGGAACAGCAACTCTTCAG AAATTTGAAGCAGTCAACCTACTGCTTGCTGCCGTACTCTTGTATTCATCTTTCAAG TTGTTtgcaagtgaagaagatgatacagATCTATCCGACAACTTCATTGTAAAGACATGCCAGAGATTTATTCCTGTCACAT CTAGTTACGATGGAAATCGGTTTTTTACCAAGCAGGATGGCATTTTGAAA GCCACACCATTGCTACTTACAGTAGCAGTGATCGAGCTCAGTGACATAGCATTTGCG GTTGACTCGATACCAGCTGTTTTTGGAGTCACTAGGGATCCTTTTATTGTCTTGACCTCTAATCTCTTTGCAATTCTAG GACTAAGGTCTCTCTATACACTGATTTCCGAAGGAATGGAAGATCTGGAATACTTGCAG CCATCAATAGCAGTTGTTCTTGGCTTTATAGGATTCAAGATGATCCTTGAATTCTTCG GCTTCCACGTATCAACCGAGGCATCACTTGGTGTTGTGGCACTTTCTCTCAGCACCGGAGTACTGTTGAgcctaacaaacaaatccagCGACAGCTAA
- the LOC104735229 gene encoding protein CLT3, chloroplastic-like translates to MATSCSRRLTTGLTTSIRSVQSHSVNRPQSISLTIRRNHHINPPPRLLLVPSSITPRIIRRGRTIKALSPPPAKRSLYGSAIKKPGVCGYAIGENEVERSSSSCGHVVVDHVGTAEIVVWAAATAAFGVGNRVMYKLALVPLKQYPFFLAQLSTFGYVAVYYTILYIRYRAGTVTDAMLSVPKPPFLIVGILEALAAASGMAAAANLSGPSTTVLSQTFLIWQIFFSIVFLRRRYSVNQILGCTLVALGVIVSVASGSGAAHSLKEAGVFWILLMVLSFFLQGAGTVLKEVIFIDSQKRLKGASLDLFIVNSYGSAFQAICIALLLPFLSKLWGIPFNQLGSYLKDGAVCFLNIGTLTKGCDGAPLLPLLFVIVNIGYNIALLRLLKLSTAVVSCLASTISVPIAVFLFTLPLPYLGVASSLPTGFMGGTIILVLGMILYSWTPQGANSSHTDTVIPSPPPT, encoded by the exons ATGGCAACGAGTTGTTCTCGCCGGTTAACAACCGGTTTAACAACGTCGATCAGGTCGGTCCAATCGCATTCCGTAAACCGACCTCAATCCATCTCCCTAACCATCCGTCGAAACCATCACATCAATCCTCCACCTCGTCTTTTATTAGTACCGTCGTCGATCACTCCGCGTATCATCAGACGGGGGAGGACTATCAAAGCTCTTTCACCGCCTCCGGCGAAGAGATCCTTGTATGGATCGGCGATCAAAAAGCCAGGCGTGTGCGGTTATGCCATCGGAGAAAACGAGGTCGAAAGGAGCAGTAGCAGCTGCGGCCATGTGGTGGTTGATCATGTTGGGACGGCGGAGATTGTTGTTTGGGCCGCGGCTACGGCGGCGTTTGGAGTCGGAAACCGTGTGATGTATAAGCTGGCGCTAGTTCCGCTCAAACAATACCCCTTCTTCCTTGCGCAACTCTCCACCTTCGG GTATGTAGCTGTATATTATACTATCTTGTATATTCGATATCGTGCTGGAACTGTCACAGATGCGATGCTCTCTGTGCCAAAACCTCCATTTTTAATTGTTGGCATCTTAGAGGCTCTAGCTGCAGCTTCTGGAATGGCAGCTGCAG CGAATCTTTCAGGGCCATCTACTACAGTTTTATCTCAG ACGTTTCTAATCTGGCAAATTTTCTTCTCCATCGTTTTTCTCCGGAGGAGATATAGCGTAAACCAAATACTCGGATGCACTCTAGTAGCTCTCGGTGTAATCGTCAGTGTGGCAAG TGGATCAGGTGCCGCTCATTCATTAAAGGAAGCCGGAGTATTTTGGATTCTTTTAATGGtcctttctttcttccttcaaGGAGCAGGTACAGTATTAAAG gAAGTCATCTTTATAGATAGCCAAAAACGATTAAAG GGAGCTTCACTCGATCTATTTATAGTAAATTCATATGGTTCAGCTTTCCAA GCCATCTGCATCGCATTGCTTCTTCCGTTTCTTTCAAAACTTTGGGGCATACCGTTTAATCAACTAGGTAGCTACCTAAAAGATGGTGCGGTTTGCTTCCTCAACATTGGGACACTAACAAAAGGATGTGATGGGGCTCCGCTTTTGCCTCTATTGTTTGTGATAGTGAACATTGGCTATAACATTGCGCTTTTAAGACTGCTCAAGCTTTCAACCGCTGTGGTGTCATGTCTTGCATCGACAATCTCAGTGCCAATTGCAGTGTTTCTGTTCACATTGCCATTACCATACCTTGGAGTTGCATCATCACTACCAACAGGGTTCATGGGAGGCACAATCATACTTGTATTGGGAATGATTCTTTACAGTTGGACACCACAAGGAGCTAACTCTTCTCATACTGATACAGTCATCCCTTCACCTCCTCCCACCTAG